A genomic stretch from Mya arenaria isolate MELC-2E11 chromosome 10, ASM2691426v1 includes:
- the LOC128206742 gene encoding uncharacterized protein LOC128206742: MLFKMLRIFLIIALLAAVQCKSGFGNFHTDYYDGEYESESESSESSSESSSESSHETSSETSTSENTPSEPPPFPCTPVDVGQCCDDCPYCKDENAICDMYGHGKMCICNESFIFDYGCKKCVPETISSTPTTQMTLQTTLETTCLQPTPQTTPQTTTLTTLYTTLQTTITPQMCTCGGNQLGDHCCYQKTQTDECTDRDILTECDRVEKICVCKPGREPVDGFCCTLCPGDMQCCLNENGCGMVQKGDCYCFNGISDDYSECCPTFCGSGFCSAADPYICNP; the protein is encoded by the exons ATCATCGCTCTCCTGGCAGCTGTACAATGTAAAAGTGGGTTTGGAAATTTTCATACTGATTACTACGATGGAGAATACGAATCGGAATCGGAATCCAGCGAATCTTCAAGCGAGTCCTCCAGTGAATCCTCTCATGAAACCTCAAGTGAAACCTCTACCAGTGAGAATACCCCAAGCGAGCCACCGCCCTTTCCGTGTACCC CGGTCGACGTCGGCCAGTGTTGTGACGACTGCCCATACTGTAAAGATGAAAATGCCATATGTGACATGTACGGACATGGTAAAATGTGCATCTGCAATGAAAGCTTCATATTCGACTATGGATGCAAGAAGTGCGTTCCTG AAACTATATCCTCTACTCCGACGACGCAGATGACATTGCAGACGACGCTGGAGACGACGTGTCTGCAGCCGACACCCCAGACGACGCCGCAAACGACAACACTGACGACACTGTATACGACGCTGCAGACGACGATTACACCACAAATGTGTACCTGTG GTGGAAATCAGCTGGGTGATCATTGCTGCTACCAAAAAACTCAAACTGACGAATGTACTGACAGAGACATCCTCACCGAGTGCGACAGGGTcgaaaaaatatgtgtttgtaaGCCTGGCAGGGAACCAGTCGATGGCTTTTGCT GTACTTTATGTCCTGGGGATATGCAATGCTGTCTTAACGAGAACGGCTGCGGAATGGTGCAAAAGGGGGATTGTTACTGTTTTAACGGCATCTCGGATGACTATTCAGAATGCT GTCCAACCTTTTGCGGGAGTGGTTTTTGTTCGGCGGCTGATCCCTATATATGTAATCCATGA